CTGATGGTAGCCAGCATGCCGGTCCTGTTTTGAGTCCTTATCCCCAACCTTACGATTCGGCTAAGGTCCTGGTCTTGGTCCCAACTCACGTCCACGATTCTTGAGGAATCCGTAGAACGTATGTTGAAGCAGTCCTCTTTGTGAACCGTGACACCCCGACCTCTAGTTATGAATCCCCTTATAGGGTCACCGGGCAATGGATTACAGCATTTAGCGAAGTTGACCATGACGTCCACCAGGCCCTGAACCCTGACTCCGCTCTTCTTTGTGCTCCGTTGCTTTCTAACGTGTCCTTCTTCGGCAACTGCGGTCTTAGCCTTCTCCCGCTCTTGGGGCGGCACCAGCTTAGTTGTCACGACCTTTGGTGAGACGCGGCCGTACCCGATGGCAGCGTAGAGATCTTCCTCGGTCTTGAACGCGAAATCCTGCGCGACCTTTAGTATTTCGCCTTCCTTTTCCGCGCGGCCGAGATCAATTCTCCATTTGCGCAGTTCCCTATCCACGCTGTTCTTTCCCATTTCGACTGATCGGTCACGTTCTTCGGCCAGAACAAAGTGGCGGATTTTAGTGCGAGCCTTGCCGGTCCTGACGTATTTGAGCCAGTCCTTGCTGGGCTTCTGATGGACCGCGGTTACTATCTCGACGGTGTCGCCGGTCTTTAGCTGGTATTTCAGCGGGACCATCTTGCCGTTTACGCGGGCACCCACACACCTGTGGCCCACCTCGGAGTGGATGGAATAGGCGAAGTCCAGCGGAGAGGCGCCTTTGGGGAACTCCTTGACCTCTCCCTTTGGCGTGAAGACATAAACCTCGTCGGGATACAGGTCCACCCTGACGTTTTCCAGAAACTCCCGTGGATCATCCAGGTCCTGCTGCCACTCCATCATCTGCCTCAGCCAATTGATGACCTTGGCGTCCTCGGCTTCTACAACCTTCCCCTCCTTGTAGGACCAGTGCGCCGCGATTCCTTCTTCCGCTATGAGGTCCATCTCGTGGGTTCGGATCTGGATCTCGATCCGCCTTCCTTCAGGCCCTATGACCGTGGTATGCAACGACTGATAACCGTTGCCCTTGGGCATGGCAATGTAGTCCTTGAATCTGCCCGGCGCGGGCCTCCAAAGTGAATGTATCAAGCCAAGGACCGCGTAGCATTCGCTGACCGTGCCGAGGATTATCCGAAAGGCCGTCAGGTCGTGGATCTGATCGAACTCCAAGTTCTGGGACACCATTTTCTGGTAAATGCTGTGAATTTCCTTGTTACGCCCCTTGGTGACAGCCTTGATTTTGTATTGTTTGAGTGTCTCCCTTATAACCCTCAGCACGTTGTTAACGTTTTCTTCGGTTTGTTTTATGGATTCTTCCAGGCGGGCTTTTATGGTGTCGTAGGTTTCCGAGTCGAGGAACTGGAAGGCCAGGTCCTCCAGCTCCGTGCGCATCCAATAGATTCCCAGCCGGGACGCCAGCGGCGCGTAAATATCCATGGTCTCGCGGGCTATTCTTTGCTGGGCAACTCGCGGGAGGTAACCCAGAGTGCGCATGTTATGAAGGCGGTCGGCGAGCTTTACCAGCAGGACCCTGATATCTCGGCTCATCGCGAGAATCATTTTTCTGAAGTTCTCTGCCTGCCTCTCTTCTTTTGACTGAAATTCAATCTTGCTGATCTTGGTGACGCCGTCCACCAGTGTTGCGATCTCTTTTCCAAAGAAACGTTCAATATCATCAATGGTTGCGAGGGTATCTTCTACAGTGTCGTGCAATAGCCCAGTGGACACAGATGCCTCATCCAGTTTCATCTGGGCGAGTATTCTGGCCACTGCGACGGGATGGACCAGGTAAGGCTCACCTGATCTCCGCGTCTGGCCCAAATGCACTTGAGCGGAGTAAACGTAAGCCGCACGAATAAGGTCCAGGTCAGCGTCGGGATAGTAGGACTTGACCAGATCCTGGATTTCGCCGAATCTAACTATGGGTGTGCCGGTCGATGGCATGGATCCTTTGTGTTAACCTGCCTTAGCCTTTTTTGGCTGAAAGAATTATAGGCCCTGGCATTACGTCAGGCCTAATGTTATTTGTCACTGGGAATTCCGCCGGGTTCAATGTTGCGGCAAAGATTTTCCTTGGCGTTTCTTGAGAACCAACCTTAACGGCGCTCCACCGAAGTCGAAGGCCTCCCGCAAACGATTCTCCAAAAACCTCTTGTAAGAGAAATGAATTGACTCCGGATAGTTGCTAAAGAACATAAATGTCGGCGGGGCCGCCTGAACTTGCGTCAAATAGTAAATCTTGATCCTCTTGGTTTTGCGATGCATTCCAGGCGGATTTTGTTTTACCACCTGTTCGAGGAACCTGTTTAGTTCGGAGGTCGAGATTCTTTTTCGATAGCGCGCATTGAGTTCATCGATCAAGCCGAAAAGCTTGACGGCTCTGGTCCCCTTCAGAGCTGACAAAGTAAGCACCGGCGCATGATCCAGATATTTCAAAGAATGGCGCACCTCGTCGAGGTAATGGCTGACCGTATTGCTGTCCTTGGCAATCAGGTCCCATTTGTTCAACACAAGAATGACTCCCCTGCCCTTTTCAAACGCGTAGCCGGCTATTCGTGCGTCCTGGTCCGTCACGCCTTCTCTGGCGTCCATCATCATTACGACTATGTCGGCCCGATCAATGCTCCGAAAGGCCTTTATGACACTGAATT
This region of Desulfomonile tiedjei genomic DNA includes:
- a CDS encoding bifunctional (p)ppGpp synthetase/guanosine-3',5'-bis(diphosphate) 3'-pyrophosphohydrolase — encoded protein: MVRFGEIQDLVKSYYPDADLDLIRAAYVYSAQVHLGQTRRSGEPYLVHPVAVARILAQMKLDEASVSTGLLHDTVEDTLATIDDIERFFGKEIATLVDGVTKISKIEFQSKEERQAENFRKMILAMSRDIRVLLVKLADRLHNMRTLGYLPRVAQQRIARETMDIYAPLASRLGIYWMRTELEDLAFQFLDSETYDTIKARLEESIKQTEENVNNVLRVIRETLKQYKIKAVTKGRNKEIHSIYQKMVSQNLEFDQIHDLTAFRIILGTVSECYAVLGLIHSLWRPAPGRFKDYIAMPKGNGYQSLHTTVIGPEGRRIEIQIRTHEMDLIAEEGIAAHWSYKEGKVVEAEDAKVINWLRQMMEWQQDLDDPREFLENVRVDLYPDEVYVFTPKGEVKEFPKGASPLDFAYSIHSEVGHRCVGARVNGKMVPLKYQLKTGDTVEIVTAVHQKPSKDWLKYVRTGKARTKIRHFVLAEERDRSVEMGKNSVDRELRKWRIDLGRAEKEGEILKVAQDFAFKTEEDLYAAIGYGRVSPKVVTTKLVPPQEREKAKTAVAEEGHVRKQRSTKKSGVRVQGLVDVMVNFAKCCNPLPGDPIRGFITRGRGVTVHKEDCFNIRSTDSSRIVDVSWDQDQDLSRIVRLGIRTQNRTGMLATISGVFSSNDSDIVQANVKAVNEDQAQGTFMVAVKNLEHLNRIMNALKNVKGVEKVERLGMA